In Enterobacter cloacae, the following are encoded in one genomic region:
- the mdtA gene encoding multidrug resistance protein MdtA, with protein sequence MKKLPLQGRTLALLAVIIPLLVLFIYVGLRSGPLAPVAVTVASVESRAITPALFGIGTVEARYTYKIGPTFAGRVKRLEVHIGDQVKAGQVLGEMEPVDLDDRVRSQESVFKRAEAALREAEARQAYAQTQARRYEQLFAVRSTSEEIVTTKRQELQIADAALSAAREDIARARSDREALVAQRSNLRLIAPVDGVVAVRDADPGTTIVAGQAVVEVIDPKSLWINVRFDQISASGLAGGLPAHIVLRSRGGQTLKGRVLRVEPKADAVTEETLAKVTFDNKPEPLPPVGELAEVTVDLPALPAAPLIPNAAVQREGDKVGVWQIVDGDLHFSPVKLGTSDLNGYVQVREGLKNGDQVVTYSEKALTARSRIHVVEHIPGVSR encoded by the coding sequence ATGAAAAAGTTACCCTTGCAAGGCCGCACCCTGGCACTGCTTGCCGTCATCATTCCTTTGCTGGTGCTTTTTATTTATGTCGGTCTGCGATCAGGGCCGCTCGCCCCGGTCGCTGTGACGGTGGCAAGCGTGGAATCACGGGCTATCACACCGGCGCTGTTCGGCATCGGCACGGTGGAGGCGCGCTACACCTACAAGATCGGGCCGACGTTTGCCGGGCGCGTCAAACGCCTGGAGGTGCATATAGGCGACCAGGTCAAGGCCGGACAGGTGCTCGGCGAGATGGAGCCGGTCGACCTTGATGATCGGGTGCGCTCACAGGAGTCTGTATTCAAGCGGGCGGAAGCGGCTTTGCGCGAGGCAGAAGCCCGGCAAGCCTACGCGCAAACCCAGGCGCGCCGCTATGAGCAATTGTTTGCGGTGCGCTCGACCAGCGAGGAAATCGTCACCACCAAGCGGCAGGAACTGCAGATCGCCGATGCCGCCCTATCCGCCGCTCGGGAAGATATTGCCCGGGCACGCTCCGACCGCGAAGCACTCGTCGCGCAGCGGAGCAATCTGCGCCTGATCGCGCCGGTCGACGGTGTAGTCGCCGTGCGCGATGCTGATCCCGGCACGACCATCGTCGCGGGCCAGGCCGTGGTGGAAGTGATCGACCCCAAGAGTTTGTGGATCAATGTGCGCTTCGACCAGATCAGCGCATCGGGGCTGGCTGGGGGGCTGCCGGCTCATATCGTCCTGCGTTCGCGTGGTGGCCAGACCTTGAAAGGTCGCGTGCTGCGGGTGGAACCCAAGGCCGACGCGGTAACCGAGGAAACGCTTGCCAAGGTGACATTCGATAACAAACCAGAACCTTTGCCACCAGTGGGTGAACTGGCCGAAGTCACGGTTGACTTGCCGGCGCTCCCGGCCGCTCCACTGATCCCCAACGCTGCCGTCCAGCGTGAAGGCGATAAAGTTGGTGTCTGGCAAATCGTGGATGGTGATCTGCATTTCTCCCCGGTCAAGCTCGGCACTTCCGACCTCAATGGTTACGTGCAGGTGCGCGAAGGGCTCAAGAATGGGGACCAGGTTGTGACCTATAGCGAAAAGGCACTGACGGCGCGCAGCCGCATCCATGTGGTCGAGCATATCCCGGGAGTTTCACGATGA
- a CDS encoding IS6 family transposase: MNPFKGRHFQRDIILWAVRWYCKYGISYRELQEMLAERGVNVDHSTIYRWVQRYAPEMEKRLRWYWRNPSDLCPWHMDETYVKVNGRWAYLYRAVDSRGRTVDFYLSSRRNSKAAYRFLGKILNNVKKWQIPRFINTDKAPAYGRALALLKREGRCPSDVEHRQIKYRNNVIECDHGKLKRIIDATLGFKSMKTAYATIKGIEVMRALRKGQASAFYYGDPLGEMRLVSRVFEM, encoded by the coding sequence ATGAACCCATTCAAAGGCCGGCATTTTCAGCGTGACATCATTCTGTGGGCCGTACGCTGGTACTGCAAATACGGCATCAGTTACCGTGAGTTGCAGGAGATGCTGGCTGAACGCGGAGTGAATGTCGATCACTCCACGATTTACCGCTGGGTTCAGCGTTATGCGCCTGAAATGGAAAAACGGCTGCGCTGGTACTGGCGTAACCCTTCCGATCTTTGCCCGTGGCACATGGATGAAACCTACGTGAAGGTCAATGGCCGCTGGGCGTATCTGTACCGGGCCGTCGACAGCCGGGGCCGCACTGTCGATTTTTATCTCTCCTCCCGTCGTAACAGCAAAGCTGCATACCGGTTTCTGGGTAAAATCCTCAACAACGTGAAGAAGTGGCAGATCCCGCGATTCATCAACACGGATAAAGCGCCCGCCTATGGTCGCGCGCTTGCTCTGCTCAAACGCGAAGGCCGGTGCCCGTCTGACGTTGAACACCGACAGATTAAGTACCGGAACAACGTGATTGAATGCGATCATGGCAAACTGAAACGGATAATCGACGCCACGCTGGGATTTAAATCCATGAAGACGGCTTACGCCACCATCAAAGGTATTGAGGTGATGCGTGCACTACGCAAAGGCCAGGCCTCAGCATTTTATTATGGTGATCCCCTGGGCGAAATGCGCCTGGTAAGCAGAGTTTTTGAAATGTAA
- a CDS encoding transcriptional regulator, whose protein sequence is MLMNEDTKRQTDMKNAALRAADVLRGLANSDRLLLMCQLSLGEANVAGLEAAVGITQPTLSQQLGVMRRLKLVETRRAGKMVYYRIEDNRIMTLLNTLYDLYCPQAGTGKGSHNNE, encoded by the coding sequence ATGCTCATGAATGAAGACACAAAACGTCAGACAGATATGAAGAATGCGGCCCTGAGGGCAGCAGATGTCTTACGGGGACTGGCCAACAGCGACCGGTTGCTGTTGATGTGTCAGTTAAGCCTGGGGGAAGCGAATGTGGCCGGGCTGGAAGCGGCGGTCGGTATCACTCAGCCGACCCTGTCCCAGCAGCTGGGTGTAATGCGCCGCCTGAAGCTGGTCGAGACCCGACGGGCAGGTAAAATGGTATATTACCGTATTGAGGATAACCGTATCATGACGTTGTTAAATACCTTATATGATCTCTACTGCCCGCAGGCAGGCACCGGTAAAGGAAGCCATAACAACGAATAA
- a CDS encoding IS110 family transposase, whose product MENIALIGIDLGKNSFHIHCQDHRGKAVYRKKFTRPKLIEFLATCPATTIAMEACGGSHFMARKLAELGHFPKLISPQFVRPFVKSNKNDFVDAEAICEAASRPSMRFVQPRTESQQAMRALHRVRESLVQDKVKTTNQMHAFLLEFGISVPRGAAVISRLSTLLEDSSLPLYLSQLLLKLQQHYHYLVEQIKDLESQLKRKLDEDEVGQRLLSIPCVGTLTASTISTEIGDGKQYASSRDFAAATGLVPRQYSTGGRTTLLGISKRGNKKIRTLLVQCARVFIQKLEHQSGKLADWVRELLCRKSNFVVTCALANKLARIAWALTARQQTYEA is encoded by the coding sequence ATGGAAAACATTGCGCTTATTGGTATCGATCTGGGTAAGAACTCTTTCCATATTCATTGTCAGGATCATCGTGGGAAGGCCGTTTACCGTAAAAAATTCACCCGACCAAAGCTAATCGAATTTCTGGCGACATGCCCGGCAACAACCATCGCGATGGAAGCCTGTGGCGGTTCTCACTTTATGGCACGCAAGCTGGCAGAGTTAGGGCATTTTCCAAAGCTGATATCACCGCAATTTGTCCGCCCATTCGTTAAAAGCAACAAAAATGACTTCGTTGATGCTGAAGCTATCTGTGAAGCAGCATCACGTCCATCTATGCGTTTCGTGCAGCCCAGAACCGAATCTCAGCAGGCAATGCGAGCTCTGCATCGTGTCCGTGAATCCCTGGTTCAGGATAAGGTGAAAACAACTAATCAGATGCATGCTTTTCTGCTGGAATTTGGTATCAGCGTTCCGCGAGGTGCTGCCGTTATTAGTCGACTGAGTACCCTTCTTGAGGACAGTAGTTTGCCTCTTTATCTCAGCCAGTTACTGCTGAAATTACAACAGCATTATCACTATCTTGTTGAGCAGATTAAAGATCTGGAATCTCAGTTGAAACGAAAGTTGGACGAAGATGAGGTTGGACAGCGCTTGCTGAGTATTCCCTGCGTTGGAACGCTGACTGCCAGTACTATTTCAACTGAGATTGGCGACGGGAAGCAGTACGCCAGCAGCCGTGACTTTGCGGCGGCAACAGGGCTGGTACCCCGACAGTACAGCACGGGAGGTCGGACGACATTGTTAGGGATTAGCAAGCGGGGCAACAAAAAGATCCGAACTTTGTTGGTTCAGTGTGCCAGGGTATTCATACAAAAACTGGAACACCAGTCTGGCAAGTTGGCCGACTGGGTCAGGGAGTTGTTGTGTCGGAAAAGCAACTTTGTCGTCACCTGTGCTCTGGCAAACAAGCTGGCCAGAATAGCCTGGGCACTGACGGCGCGACAGCAAACTTACGAAGCATAA
- a CDS encoding serine/threonine dehydratase: MNQDITLSDYQASLDRVRPWVRKTPLVETAPWQPVPGIELRLKAECCQVTGSFKARGAFNRVLNLPLSVRQQGLATASGGNFGAAVAYVGQQLSIPADVFVMNTSTDLTRKRIESYGAKLTVEGDFRDQSWDAAGVRVKETGGALLHPYADRDVVIGQGTIVLEILEQWPEVDTLVVSIGGGGLIAGVAQAAKLLKPDIRIIGVEAAGCPMMWTSRQQQKIVKLENVKTIVPILAARSTEAINFALTEQYVDEIVLVPEDQVEASAREVWASTGLAIELGAATAVAAVTRRCFVTNPDEKIAVVLCGSGTNGM, translated from the coding sequence ATGAATCAGGATATCACCCTGTCGGACTATCAGGCTTCTCTGGATCGAGTACGACCGTGGGTGCGCAAAACGCCGCTTGTTGAAACGGCACCCTGGCAGCCCGTGCCGGGAATTGAGCTCAGACTGAAAGCTGAATGTTGTCAGGTAACCGGCTCGTTTAAAGCCCGAGGTGCATTTAACCGTGTCCTCAATCTCCCACTCTCAGTTCGTCAGCAGGGGTTAGCCACTGCGTCAGGGGGAAATTTCGGTGCGGCAGTCGCTTACGTAGGGCAGCAACTCAGCATACCCGCAGATGTCTTTGTGATGAATACCAGCACGGATCTGACGCGAAAGCGTATTGAAAGTTACGGAGCAAAACTGACTGTTGAAGGCGACTTCCGGGATCAAAGCTGGGATGCTGCCGGCGTTCGAGTAAAGGAAACGGGGGGCGCATTACTTCACCCCTATGCTGACAGAGATGTCGTCATTGGTCAGGGAACCATCGTGCTGGAAATTCTGGAGCAATGGCCAGAGGTTGACACACTGGTCGTTTCAATCGGCGGTGGCGGACTTATCGCTGGGGTGGCACAGGCAGCCAAGCTGCTTAAACCTGACATTCGTATCATTGGTGTTGAAGCAGCGGGATGCCCGATGATGTGGACCAGCCGTCAGCAGCAAAAAATCGTAAAACTGGAGAATGTAAAAACGATTGTTCCCATCCTTGCGGCACGTTCAACAGAAGCGATTAATTTTGCATTGACGGAGCAGTATGTAGACGAGATTGTCCTCGTCCCTGAAGACCAGGTAGAAGCGTCAGCACGGGAAGTATGGGCGTCGACAGGGCTGGCAATTGAATTGGGCGCGGCTACGGCTGTTGCGGCCGTAACAAGAAGATGCTTCGTCACAAACCCCGATGAGAAAATCGCTGTTGTTTTGTGTGGGAGTGGGACTAACGGTATGTGA
- a CDS encoding DNA-binding protein, whose translation MPRPRIPRNICGRPADTCFKPNARPMSQLEHVHLKEDEFEALRLVDLLGMQQQEAAVAMGVSRQTLANVLKAARFKVVDCLTQGKALIMHSEREGVTQDDHSHSSE comes from the coding sequence ATGCCAAGACCCAGAATTCCCCGTAACATCTGTGGCCGCCCTGCGGATACCTGTTTTAAGCCCAATGCGCGACCGATGAGCCAGCTTGAACATGTTCATTTAAAAGAAGATGAGTTTGAAGCGTTACGGCTGGTCGATTTACTGGGCATGCAACAGCAGGAAGCGGCTGTTGCAATGGGGGTTTCAAGGCAGACACTGGCCAATGTCCTGAAAGCAGCCCGTTTTAAGGTTGTGGACTGTCTCACTCAGGGCAAGGCCTTAATAATGCACTCTGAAAGGGAAGGTGTTACACAAGATGATCACAGCCATTCCAGTGAATGA
- a CDS encoding alcohol dehydrogenase, which yields MQEAGVLAKTLNVKKILIVTDAFLAKSGMADKVAAIYQQVGIGVHIFGGAEPNPTDRNVEEGIKSYRENECNAIVSLGGGSSHDCAKGIGLIAANGGSIRDFEGIDKSINNMIPLMAINTTAGTASEITRFCIITDTERKVKMAIVDWRVTPQISINDPELMVGMPPSLTAATGMDALTHAIEAYVSTMANPLTDAAALKAIKMITQYLPKAVANGEYMKARDNMAYAQYLAGIAFNNASLGYVHAMAHQLGGFYNLPHGVCNAILLPYVESFNLIGNLNRFRDIAEAMGENVAGLSTDEAALKAISAIQRLGKQVGIPKDLKSLGVKPEDFAVMAENAKKDVCQLTNPRKATKEQVIELYRQAYEGEAIV from the coding sequence GTGCAAGAAGCCGGTGTTCTTGCGAAAACATTAAATGTCAAAAAAATACTGATTGTGACGGATGCATTTCTCGCCAAAAGTGGTATGGCAGATAAAGTGGCGGCGATTTATCAGCAGGTAGGCATTGGGGTACATATATTTGGCGGCGCAGAACCTAACCCAACCGATAGAAATGTGGAAGAGGGGATTAAATCCTATCGTGAGAATGAGTGTAATGCCATTGTGTCTCTCGGCGGTGGTTCTTCTCATGACTGTGCGAAAGGGATTGGTTTGATCGCTGCCAACGGAGGGAGTATCCGTGATTTTGAAGGTATTGATAAATCAATCAACAACATGATCCCACTGATGGCCATTAATACCACCGCAGGCACCGCGTCTGAAATTACGCGCTTCTGTATTATTACCGATACCGAACGCAAGGTGAAAATGGCGATTGTTGATTGGCGCGTGACGCCACAAATCTCCATTAATGACCCCGAGTTGATGGTGGGTATGCCGCCGTCGCTTACTGCGGCGACAGGTATGGATGCATTAACCCATGCGATAGAAGCCTATGTTTCCACCATGGCGAATCCGTTGACAGATGCGGCGGCATTAAAAGCCATTAAAATGATCACGCAATATTTGCCGAAAGCAGTTGCTAACGGTGAATATATGAAGGCCAGAGATAATATGGCCTATGCGCAATATCTGGCCGGTATTGCCTTCAATAATGCGTCGTTAGGTTATGTGCACGCGATGGCGCACCAATTAGGCGGCTTTTATAATTTACCGCATGGCGTATGTAATGCCATTCTGCTGCCGTATGTAGAATCATTTAATTTAATTGGCAACTTAAATCGGTTCAGGGATATCGCTGAAGCAATGGGGGAAAATGTCGCGGGTCTATCGACAGATGAAGCGGCGCTCAAAGCGATTAGCGCTATCCAGCGTTTGGGTAAACAAGTCGGGATCCCGAAAGATCTCAAGAGCCTGGGCGTTAAACCGGAAGACTTTGCTGTGATGGCTGAAAATGCGAAGAAAGATGTGTGCCAACTGACGAATCCACGAAAAGCGACGAAAGAGCAGGTTATCGAACTCTATCGTCAGGCGTATGAAGGTGAGGCGATTGTGTAA
- a CDS encoding transcriptional regulator translates to MMYTDAIQAANSLVSIVPLLGGNASRKDYEDALTLVEYLVEHEPDHPLVDMLVAKIAQYEDEAEEFAEFNDRIAALPSGVALLRVLMDQHKLTQSDFEEEIGKKSLVSRILNGTRSLTLDHMKALARRFNIPPSSFMDA, encoded by the coding sequence ATGATGTACACCGATGCTATCCAGGCGGCAAACAGCCTGGTTAGCATTGTCCCCCTCCTGGGGGGCAATGCCTCTCGCAAGGACTATGAAGACGCGCTGACGCTGGTTGAATACCTGGTTGAACACGAGCCAGATCATCCGCTGGTGGACATGCTGGTTGCGAAAATTGCCCAGTATGAAGATGAGGCGGAAGAGTTCGCAGAGTTCAACGACCGTATTGCAGCGTTACCAAGTGGCGTGGCCCTGCTGCGTGTCCTGATGGACCAGCACAAACTGACTCAGAGTGATTTTGAGGAAGAGATTGGTAAGAAATCGCTGGTGAGCCGCATCCTTAACGGGACTCGCTCACTAACACTAGATCACATGAAAGCACTTGCGCGGCGCTTCAACATTCCGCCCAGCTCATTCATGGACGCGTAA
- a CDS encoding IS5 family transposase, with translation MSHQLTFADSEFSTKRRQTRKEIFLSRMEQILPWQNMTAVIEPFYPKAGNGRRPYPLETMLRIHCMQHWYNLSDGAMEDALYEIASMRLFARLSLDSALPDRTTIMNFRHLLEQHQLARQLFKTINRWLAEAGVMMTQGTLVDATIIEAPSSTKNKEQQRDPEMHQTKKGNQWHFGMKAHIGVDAKSGLTHSLVTTAANEHDLNQPGNLLHGEEQFVSADAGYQGAPQREELAEVDVDWLIAERPGKVKTLKQHPRKNKTAINIEYMKASIRARVEHPFRIIKRQFGFVKARYKGLLKNDNQLAMLFTLANLFRVDQMIRQWERSQ, from the coding sequence ATGAGCCATCAACTCACCTTCGCCGATAGTGAATTCAGCACTAAGCGCCGTCAGACCCGAAAAGAGATTTTCCTCTCCCGCATGGAGCAGATTCTGCCATGGCAGAATATGACCGCTGTCATCGAGCCGTTTTATCCCAAGGCGGGCAATGGCCGACGGCCCTATCCGCTGGAGACCATGCTGCGTATTCACTGCATGCAGCATTGGTACAACCTGAGCGACGGTGCCATGGAAGATGCCCTGTACGAAATCGCCTCCATGCGCCTGTTTGCCCGATTATCCCTGGATAGCGCCCTGCCGGATCGCACCACCATCATGAATTTCCGCCACCTGCTCGAGCAGCATCAACTGGCCCGTCAATTGTTCAAGACCATCAATCGCTGGCTGGCCGAAGCAGGCGTCATGATGACCCAAGGCACTTTGGTGGATGCCACCATCATTGAGGCACCCAGCTCGACCAAGAACAAAGAGCAGCAACGCGATCCGGAGATGCATCAGACCAAGAAAGGCAATCAGTGGCACTTTGGCATGAAGGCCCACATTGGTGTCGATGCCAAGAGTGGCCTGACCCACAGCCTGGTCACCACCGCGGCCAACGAGCATGACCTCAATCAGCCGGGTAATCTGCTTCATGGAGAGGAGCAATTTGTCTCAGCCGATGCCGGCTACCAAGGAGCGCCACAGCGCGAGGAGCTGGCCGAGGTGGATGTGGACTGGCTGATCGCCGAGCGTCCCGGCAAGGTAAAAACCTTGAAGCAGCATCCGCGCAAGAACAAAACGGCCATCAACATCGAATACATGAAAGCCAGCATCCGTGCCAGGGTGGAGCACCCGTTTCGCATCATCAAGCGGCAGTTCGGCTTCGTGAAAGCCAGATACAAGGGGCTGCTGAAAAACGATAACCAACTGGCGATGTTATTCACCCTGGCCAACCTGTTTCGGGTGGACCAAATGATACGTCAGTGGGAGAGATCTCAGTAA
- a CDS encoding CoA-disulfide reductase, with translation MKIVIVGGVAGGASAAARARRLSEDVSIVVFERGSDVSFANCGLPYHIGGKIPLRQSLILKTPEDFKSRFNIDVRICHEVTSVDPVNKTVTVKNLTSGEVYSEEWDRLLLSTGAAPVVPPLPGLQEEGVFTLRNLTDMDAILGWIEQHHVAHTTLVGGGFIGLEVMEALSERGISVTLLEMGEQVMAPVDPEMASALHQEIRSHGVDLRLRTALTEVLRTETGFRVALSEGGFLQTDMVILAIGVKPENSLATGAGLAVGKRGGISVNACMQTSIPDIYAVGDAVETPDFVFQEPANFPLAGPANRQGRIAADNMLDRHSLYHGSQGTSICKVFSLSIGSVGANEKQLKVHGTRYEKVYVHAADHAGYYPGATMISLKLLFSPDTGKILGAQASGKKGVDKRIDVLSVAQRAGLTVNDLEHLELTYAPPFNSARDVVNQAGMVATNVMKGDTVICHVSDVLQREPGSYCLLDIRSPAELKQFGEYPDALSIPLDSLRENLEKVPKDKEIFIGCQSGLRGHVAYRILQAHGFRTYNLSGGFITWQAVTESISK, from the coding sequence ATGAAAATAGTGATTGTTGGTGGTGTTGCCGGCGGGGCATCCGCTGCAGCCAGAGCTCGTCGGTTATCAGAGGATGTCAGTATTGTTGTGTTTGAACGGGGAAGCGATGTCTCTTTCGCCAACTGTGGATTACCTTATCATATAGGCGGAAAAATTCCTTTAAGGCAGTCACTGATTCTGAAAACCCCGGAGGATTTTAAATCCCGCTTTAACATAGACGTCCGTATCTGTCATGAAGTGACGTCAGTGGATCCGGTTAATAAAACGGTGACGGTTAAAAATCTGACCTCAGGGGAGGTCTATAGCGAAGAATGGGATCGTCTGCTCCTCAGTACCGGCGCCGCTCCGGTTGTCCCTCCTTTGCCCGGGCTACAGGAAGAGGGTGTCTTTACGCTGCGAAATCTTACTGACATGGATGCTATCCTGGGGTGGATTGAGCAACATCACGTAGCTCACACCACGCTTGTCGGGGGGGGATTTATCGGACTTGAAGTGATGGAGGCTCTGAGCGAACGGGGGATCAGTGTGACCCTGCTGGAGATGGGGGAACAGGTTATGGCTCCGGTTGATCCTGAAATGGCATCTGCCCTGCATCAGGAAATCCGGAGTCATGGCGTGGATCTGCGTCTCAGAACGGCGCTCACCGAGGTACTGCGGACAGAGACGGGATTCCGCGTTGCACTGTCTGAGGGTGGGTTTCTGCAGACCGACATGGTTATTCTCGCCATCGGGGTAAAACCTGAGAACAGCCTTGCCACAGGAGCCGGGCTCGCAGTGGGTAAACGGGGAGGCATAAGCGTCAATGCCTGTATGCAGACCAGTATCCCTGACATCTACGCCGTGGGGGATGCCGTTGAAACTCCAGACTTTGTCTTTCAGGAACCCGCTAATTTTCCTCTGGCAGGGCCCGCCAACCGCCAGGGACGCATTGCTGCTGATAACATGCTAGATCGTCACAGCCTTTACCATGGCAGTCAGGGGACATCCATTTGTAAGGTATTTTCGCTGAGTATTGGCAGCGTCGGTGCGAATGAAAAGCAGCTGAAAGTTCATGGCACCCGATACGAGAAGGTTTACGTCCATGCCGCTGATCATGCCGGTTACTACCCGGGGGCAACGATGATCAGTCTGAAACTGCTGTTCAGCCCCGATACCGGTAAAATTCTCGGGGCTCAGGCATCAGGGAAAAAAGGGGTTGATAAACGCATCGATGTCCTGTCTGTCGCACAGCGCGCGGGGCTTACCGTCAACGATCTCGAACATCTTGAGCTGACTTATGCTCCACCTTTTAACAGTGCAAGGGACGTCGTTAACCAGGCTGGTATGGTGGCGACAAATGTAATGAAAGGAGATACGGTCATATGTCATGTCAGCGATGTGTTACAACGGGAACCGGGCAGTTATTGTTTACTTGATATTCGCTCTCCTGCCGAACTGAAACAATTTGGCGAATATCCTGACGCGCTATCCATTCCACTGGATTCCCTGCGGGAGAATCTTGAAAAAGTGCCTAAAGATAAAGAGATTTTTATAGGGTGCCAGAGTGGCCTGCGCGGGCATGTGGCATACCGTATTCTTCAGGCCCACGGCTTCAGGACATATAATCTGAGTGGTGGCTTTATAACCTGGCAGGCGGTAACGGAGTCAATAAGTAAATAA
- the ykgG gene encoding transporter, whose amino-acid sequence MDNRTAFLNTIAQALGRPLRFEPQADAAPVNNYANERLTELSPQQRCDAFIQFASEVMLARCELTSEDQAADAALRLCEELGQQPVVLSGDSRLVELGITERLQQECNAVVWDPARGSENITQAEQAKVGVVYAEYGLTESGGVVLFSAPERGRSLSLLPESSIFVLRKSSILPRVAQLAEKLHQKAQAGERMPSCINIISGPSSTADIELIKVVGVHGPVKAVYLIIEDC is encoded by the coding sequence ATGGATAACCGTACCGCGTTTTTAAACACCATCGCCCAGGCGCTGGGTCGCCCGCTGCGTTTCGAACCGCAAGCAGATGCCGCGCCGGTTAACAACTATGCCAACGAGCGCCTGACCGAACTTAGCCCGCAGCAGCGCTGCGATGCGTTTATCCAGTTTGCCAGCGAAGTGATGCTGGCCCGCTGCGAACTGACCAGCGAGGACCAGGCCGCAGACGCGGCGCTGCGCCTGTGCGAAGAATTGGGTCAGCAGCCGGTGGTGCTGAGCGGCGACAGCCGGCTGGTGGAGCTGGGTATCACCGAACGCTTGCAGCAGGAATGCAACGCCGTGGTTTGGGACCCAGCGCGAGGTAGCGAAAATATTACCCAGGCAGAACAGGCGAAAGTCGGCGTGGTGTATGCCGAATATGGCCTGACGGAGTCCGGCGGCGTGGTGCTGTTTTCCGCACCGGAGCGCGGGCGTTCCCTGAGCCTGTTGCCAGAGTCCTCGATTTTCGTGCTGCGTAAAAGCTCCATTCTGCCGCGCGTGGCGCAGCTGGCAGAAAAACTGCATCAGAAAGCACAGGCCGGTGAGCGTATGCCATCGTGCATTAATATCATCAGTGGACCCAGCTCGACGGCGGATATTGAACTTATCAAGGTGGTTGGGGTACATGGCCCGGTGAAGGCGGTGTATCTGATTATTGAGGATTGTTGA
- a CDS encoding DNA starvation/stationary phase protection protein has product MSKQIIDIGIAESSRVEIADGLSRLLADTYTLYIKTHYYHWNVTGPMFNSLHLMFENQYNELATAVDDIAERIRSLGCFAPGTYHEFSRLTAVNEDKDIPAAKNMIENLVQGQETVVKTARSLFPLVNNANDEATADLLTQRIQLHEKTAWMLRSLLE; this is encoded by the coding sequence ATGAGTAAACAAATCATTGATATTGGTATTGCTGAATCATCCCGGGTGGAGATTGCAGACGGCCTGTCCCGGCTTCTTGCTGACACCTATACCCTGTATATAAAAACACATTACTATCACTGGAATGTAACTGGCCCCATGTTTAACAGCTTACATTTAATGTTTGAAAATCAATACAATGAGCTGGCCACTGCCGTTGATGATATCGCTGAACGTATACGCTCGCTCGGATGCTTCGCGCCCGGCACATATCATGAATTTTCACGTTTAACAGCGGTTAATGAAGATAAGGATATTCCGGCAGCAAAAAACATGATTGAAAATCTTGTCCAGGGCCAGGAGACCGTGGTTAAAACTGCACGCTCCCTGTTCCCGCTCGTTAATAATGCGAATGATGAAGCCACAGCAGATCTGCTTACACAACGTATCCAGTTACATGAGAAAACTGCCTGGATGTTGCGTAGCCTGCTTGAATAA